A single window of Watersipora subatra chromosome 9, tzWatSuba1.1, whole genome shotgun sequence DNA harbors:
- the LOC137404690 gene encoding uncharacterized protein, with product MIENASRDTPSPPGYNDVVNSSVYTIELPGATHNVVPPPPPIFELPQRHIPDIPVHSSTNNSRRGLWHPPSYDEIFGVRAPKVAAASQATVDADSATTTSSIGSSSAENARTQSHSCSYFQSECREKVVRLVVLICSAIGCVALTTVASVFGSSCPANSSLTAIMKISGWGGFLYTALVGLFYYCRHRGNESHKHKPLLFGIFPFILIILYFLGCSRAYGIWLGRPCNPGTPGDTCSGFYCNDFLLLFSVVFYSSTLVLLSPLWILILYVLFKPIGLCLIKLLCPKWKGCTPERGQCPIGSQ from the exons ATGATAGAGAATGCATCACGCGACACACCCTCTCCACCGGGTTACAACGATGTTGTCAATTCAAGTGTTTATACGATAGAACTTCCTGGGGCTACACACAACGTTGTACCTCCACCCCCTCCAATCTTCGAATTGCCTCAACGACACATACCAGATATACCCGTTCATTCCTCTACTAATAACTCTCGAAGGGGACTATGGC ATCCTCCAAGTTATGATGAGATCTTTGGAGTTAGGGCTCCAAAAGTGGCAGCAGCATCTCAGGCTACTGTAGATGCTGACTCTGCAACCACGACATCATCGATAGGATCTTCCTCCGCTGAGAATGCTAGGACTCAGTCTCATTCGTGTTCCTATTTTCAATCAGAGTGCCGTGAAA AGGTCGTAAGGTTGGTTGTCCTCATTTGCTCCGCCATTGGATGTGTGGCTCTCACAACTGTTG CATCTGTTTTTGGGTCGAGCTGTCCAGCTAATAGCTCCTTAACAGCTATCATGAAGATCTCAGGCTGGGGAGGTTTCTTATATACGGCCCTTGTTGGTCTCTTCTACTACTGCAGGCACCGAGGCAACGAATCTCACAAACACAAACCACTTCTCTTCGGCATTTTTCCATTTATTCTTATCATTTTGTACTTTTTAG GTTGTAGCAGGGCCTACGGTATTTGGCTGGGGCGACCATGTAACCCCGGGACACCTGGTGACACGTGCTCTGGATTTTACTGCAATGACTTTCTTCTGCTCTTCAGtgttgtgttctattcatctaccCTGGTCCTGCTTAGTCCACTCTGGATCCTCATTTTATATGTGCTTTTCAAGCCAATCGGTCTCTGTCTCATTAAACTG TTATGCCCCAAGTGGAAAGGATGTACTCCAGAGAGAGGCCAATGCCCTATCGGGTCCCAGTAA